The following coding sequences lie in one Portunus trituberculatus isolate SZX2019 chromosome 26, ASM1759143v1, whole genome shotgun sequence genomic window:
- the LOC123509095 gene encoding uncharacterized protein LOC123509095 isoform X2, producing the protein MMEKLKSKGAYTNFFQEYVGTGDSTVPQDTYDLVLICGGMGEGHVPVSGIDEVVRAAKKGSLISIAMRLSFLETVEAYKDKLEPYMEQLEKQDVWIKAERRVVHDYYFKEDGLLFTYIKA; encoded by the exons ATGATGGAGAAACTGAAGAGTAAGGGTGCCTACACCAACTTTTTCCAGGAATATGTGGGTACAGGAGACTCCACGGTGCCtcagg aCACCTATGACCTTGTGTTGATCTGCGGTGGAATGGGCGAAGGTCATGTCCCTGTGAGTGGGATTGACGAGGTGGTAAGGGCAGCCAAGAAGG ggagtcTCATCTCCATTGCAATGCGGCTTAGCTTCTTGGAAACAGTGGAGGCATATAAAGACAAACTGGAACCTTATATGGAACAGCTGGAAAAACAAGATGTCTggataaag GCGGAGCGGCGCGTGGTCCATGATTACTATTTCAAAGAAGATGGCTTATTATTCACCTACATTAAGGCATGA